CAATCGCTTCTGCACAGTCTGCGCTCTTTTTGCGCGCGTTATCCACCCGACATAATCGTTTTGCTGATAGGACGGCCGCGCTTTGTAAGCATCCATCAGCCCGCGCGCATGCAAGGCCTCGA
The DNA window shown above is from Bacteroidota bacterium and carries:
- a CDS encoding YdeI/OmpD-associated family protein → MTERDFSKLKRPRYPMPEFVFEALHARGLMDAYKARPSYQQNDYVGWITRAKRAQTVQKRL